A single Pristis pectinata isolate sPriPec2 chromosome 6, sPriPec2.1.pri, whole genome shotgun sequence DNA region contains:
- the otos gene encoding otospiralin — MKWFVCIGLFVLLTLSILTDANVIRQSDTHHVEKRSPPYWPYSTSDFWRYVEYFRSIGDYDRIQQLAHIFYAHFPIGNYMGYDTPEQQEIQTEIAKEAHE; from the exons ATGAAGTGGTTTGTCTGTATTGGGCTGTTTGTACTTCTCACTTTGAGCATACTAACTG ATGCCAACGTGATCCGACAGTCAGACA CTCACCATGTGGAAAAACGAAGCCCCCCGTATTGGCCTTACTCTACCAGTGATTTCTGGAGATATGTGGAGTATTTCCGAAGCATTGGAGATTATGACAGAATTCAGCAGCTGGCCCACATTTTTTATGCTCATTTCCCTATAGGGAACTATATGGGCTATGACACACCGGAACAACAAGAAATACAAACTGAGATTGCAAAGGAGGCACATGAGTAG